The region TTCTAGCCCCCTGCAACTTTACCCATAACTGCTTCTCTGAGCTGGAATTAGtattttctatttatttctgcagttgttaaaggcacagggcctcagtctattttttttttaaatcagtggcaGCCTTTATTAACATCCTTTCCACTTTGCCACTTTAAGCATCCAGGTTTGCTACGGTGACTCATGGTCCGGTACTGAAGGGAGCGCAACAGGCAATCCTTTCAATGTCCAGCTGTTCCCTGGAGAGGGATTCGTGCAGGTCCTGGGTCGATTTGGAAGCCATGTGGAGTATCTTGCCTTCCGCACCAACTTAGGCCGCATCTTTGCCTTTGGACCCAGCTCTGGTTCGGGGACAACCTTTGACGCAGAGCCTTTGTTCCCAAACACGGTTCTGCGTTTCATCAGCGGGCGGTCTGGATCTTTGGTGGATGCCATTGGATTCCATTGGGACAAGGAGCCCTCACCCGCACACACCACAAACCCAGCTAAAATAACCTGAGCACCAAGCTATGACCCATTGCCCTTCAAGGAAACACCTTCTGCTTGGAACTCAATAAAATAACCCAAAGCTTGACTGCTCTTGTCTTCCTTAGAGGAACAGGATAGGAAATTAGTCAGGGGTTGAAGAGATAAGAAGTGGAGCGGCAGGGTGGTTTGCACACCTGTGTGGTATAGACCTGCCTCTACATTAACATCTCTGGGAGAGTACAAAGCGGGAACACGACTAGTGTGAAAATATTAGGCAAAGTACAGTGGTGAAGAAGTAGTATGGTCACCTGTTGGTTGGAGGCGATAGTCACATAACCATTTCACTGTACAGGCGGCTTTCAGACTGTGTCCTGGGGTTCCCTGGAAGCTCGGCCAGGATTGGCTGGGAAGAACCCCTTCTGTAAGTCAGCTGGACGGCCCAGAGGTCTGACTTGGTCAAAGGCAGTTTTGTATGTGTCACTGAGAGGTGCAACAGGTCTACCAGATTGTGTGTGTAGTGCTGCCGGCTCTTGCCATGAAAATAGGAATCCATTTAATCGTTCATACAGCTTCAAATGGCACCCCATACCAAGACCAAACATGTAACATGATTTTACACACTGAAAGCAGCTATTCAAAGTAACAGAAAAGAGGTTATTgccatgcctccccccagcccctctGCATTCTGGCACTTTGTTCAGTTGTGCATTTATGATTGGCCTGAGAACCGGGTCTATGCACGCAGCCACGAGGAGGTGCAAGAATGCTAAAGAGGTGGAAGAGCCTGCTGGTCACATTTGGTCATGAAGCCTTGACTGCTCTTTTGCCCAAAAAAACTCCTAGCAAATCCAAAACTAGCACCACCTTTCTTCTGAATGTGCTAgatttctgcttgcagggagcaCAGGGAGGCTTCACATtcattcagcagttctcaaacttttcagtctctggagccctttgcGCTTCTGAACAGAGTCTTGTGGTGCCCACCCAGTGCATACAAAGTGCATCAGGGAGCTCCAGAGCACTGGCACAGTCCTGGGGAAATGGTCGTGGAGCTCCTGAAGGGGTCTCGTGGAGCCCCAGGGCTTCTAGGAGCACACACTGAGGAATACTTCATTCATTTTTGTGACATGGGGCATATTCAGAAGTGGCATCCTGATCCTTCACCTGCAGCCTGAGATGATACAGTCTCTTCTACCATCTCATTCTTCCCCATAGAGCATTGCCAACACTCTAGGGTTGCC is a window of Tiliqua scincoides isolate rTilSci1 chromosome 5, rTilSci1.hap2, whole genome shotgun sequence DNA encoding:
- the LOC136653478 gene encoding zymogen granule membrane protein 16-like yields the protein MPKREGTERANNSRTLCSSRQVRFLNKISCLSISKMLAFILLSLLCIDVSAGPAQMRVSSYSGEYGGSAGNPFDQSRNQLDGPITALRIRADDRYIISIQVCYGDSWSGTEGSATGNPFNVQLFPGEGFVQVLGRFGSHVEYLAFRTNLGRIFAFGPSSGSGTTFDAEPLFPNTVLRFISGRSGSLVDAIGFHWDKEPSPAHTTNPAKIT